In Artemia franciscana chromosome 8, ASM3288406v1, whole genome shotgun sequence, a genomic segment contains:
- the LOC136030549 gene encoding vacuolar protein sorting-associated protein 45-like isoform X3, producing MDPVEACRLYFKTILTEAGPGMKVLLMDKETIGIVSLSFSQSDMLQKEVYLFEQISGNSGKEPAKYLKCIVFLRPLKEYVDLLCNELRSPRFGSYYIYFSNVLPKAWLKLLAECDEQELVKEVQEIYADFYPIDNVLFSLNLNEPILGLEWGQLTLQRTISGIISFLLATKKNPVIRYQGSSNLARKLAENISDYIVREHQLFDFKQSDLPLLLIVDRRSDPVTPLLNQWTYQAMVHELLAIKNNRVSLVNCPGVSKEQQEVIMSPVYDEFYCNKMYANFGQIGQDIKNLMDDFQEKAKSHQKVESIGDMKAFVENYPQFKKLSGTVSKHVTVVGELSRLVAQHNLLEVSELEQDLAAQDGHSSALNRVRRLITNDKLRHIDALRLVLLYALRYERHPSNDVSGLVETLRHQGVPDHYPGLVSLMLEYASLTRGHAFQTKDVVKMTERFFRGLKGVENVFTQHSPVLKESLENIIKGRPEENYAYLKTEYPFGVRPQDIIVFIIGGVTYEESLVAYQMNKTYPGTRVVIGGTTVHNTENFLADLQTAMRGVNRSKRGRSGARNI from the coding sequence ATGGATCCCGTAGAAGCATGTCGTctctatttcaaaacaattttgacGGAGGCTGGACCAGGTATGAAGGTCTTATTAATGGACAAAGAAACTATTGGAATAGTAAGTCTCTCTTTCTCACAGTCAGACATGCTTCAAAAGGAAGTCTACCTATTTGAGCAAATTAGTGGCAACTCTGGTAAAGAACcagcaaaatatttgaaatgtaTTGTTTTCCTCAGACCTTTAAAAGAATATGTTGACCTACTCTGCAATGAACTGAGAAGCCCAAGATTTGGAAGCTATTATATCTATTTTAGTAATGTACTGCCAAAAGCATGGCTAAAACTACTGGCTGAATGTGATGAGCAAGAGTTAGTCAAAGAAGTTCAAGAAATCTATGCAGATTTTTACCCCATTGATAACGTCCTCTTTTCTTTGAATCTGAATGAACCTATTCTTGGGTTGGAGTGGGGTCAATTGACGCTACAAAGAACCATTTCAGGAATTATTAGCTTCCTTTTAGCAACAAAGAAGAATCCAGTAATTCGTTATCAAGGCTCATCAAACCTGGCTCGAAAACTTGCGGAAAACATTAGCGACTATATAGTAAGAGAGCATCAGCTGTTTGATTTTAAACAGTCAGATCTGCCACTTCTTCTGATTGTTGACAGACGAAGTGATCCTGTAACTCCTCTTTTAAATCAGTGGACTTACCAAGCAATGGTTCATGAATTGTTGGCCATCAAAAACAACCGAGTTAGTCTTGTTAACTGTCCTGGCGTTTCGAAAGAACAGCAAGAAGTGATAATGTCACCAGTTTATGATGAGTTTTACTGCAACAAAATGTATGCCAATTTCGGTCAGATAGGACAAGATATTAAGAACTTAATGGATGATTTCCAAGAAAAGGCTAAAAGTCATCAGAAAGTTGAGAGTATTGGTGATATGAAAGCATTTGTCGAAAATTACccacagtttaaaaaactttcagggactgtTTCCAAACACGTCACCGTCGTTGGTGAATTATCTCGTTTGGTCGCACAGCACAACCTTCTTGAAGTTTCAGAACTCGAACAAGATTTAGCAGCTCAGGACGGGCATTCTTCAGCTTTGAATAGAGTTCGACGATTGATTACCAACGACAAATTGCGTCACATTGACGCATTAAGACTCGTGTTGTTATACGCTCTCCGGTATGAACGTCACCCAAGCAATGATGTATCTGGATTGGTTGAAACTCTCCGGCATCAAGGAGTTCCTGATCATTACCCTGGTCTCGTTTCCCTAATGCTTGAATATGCCAGTCTTACACGAGGTCACGCCTTTCAAACCAAAGACGTAgttaaaatgactgaaagatttttcagagggCTCAAGGGTGTTGAAAATGTATTCACTCAACATAGTCCAGTACTTAAAGAAAGCTTAGAGAATATAATCAAAGGTCGTCCTGAAGAGAATTACGCCTATTTGAAAACTGAATATCCCTTTGGTGTGAGACCTCAAGATATCATTGTCTTTATAATAGGAGGAGTAACTTACGAAGAATCTCTTGTTGCTTATCAAATGAATAAAACATACCCAGGAACTAGGGTTGTCATTGGTGGCACTACTGTACATAACACTGAGAATTTCCTTGCTGATCTTCAAACAGCAATGAGAGGAGTTAATAGAAGCAAGAGAGGTAGAAGTGGAGCTCGAAATATTTAA
- the LOC136030549 gene encoding vacuolar protein sorting-associated protein 45-like isoform X1, with product MMDPVEACRLYFKTILTEAGPGMKVLLMDKETIGIVSLSFSQSDMLQKEVYLFEQISGNSGKEPAKYLKCIVFLRPLKEYVDLLCNELRSPRFGSYYIYFSNVLPKAWLKLLAECDEQELVKEVQEIYADFYPIDNVLFSLNLNEPILGLEWGQLTLQRTISGIISFLLATKKNPVIRYQGSSNLARKLAENISDYIVREHQLFDFKQSDLPLLLIVDRRSDPVTPLLNQWTYQAMVHELLAIKNNRVSLVNCPGVSKEQQEVIMSPVYDEFYCNKMYANFGQIGQDIKNLMDDFQEKAKSHQKVESIGDMKAFVENYPQFKKLSGTVSKHVTVVGELSRLVAQHNLLEVSELEQDLAAQDGHSSALNRVRRLITNDKLRHIDALRLVLLYALRYERHPSNDVSGLVETLRHQGVPDHYPGLVSLMLEYASLTRGHAFQTKDVVKMTERFFRGLKGVENVFTQHSPVLKESLENIIKGRPEENYAYLKTEYPFGVRPQDIIVFIIGGVTYEESLVAYQMNKTYPGTRVVIGGTTVHNTENFLADLQTAMRGVNRSKRGRSGARNI from the exons AT GATGGATCCCGTAGAAGCATGTCGTctctatttcaaaacaattttgacGGAGGCTGGACCAGGTATGAAGGTCTTATTAATGGACAAAGAAACTATTGGAATAGTAAGTCTCTCTTTCTCACAGTCAGACATGCTTCAAAAGGAAGTCTACCTATTTGAGCAAATTAGTGGCAACTCTGGTAAAGAACcagcaaaatatttgaaatgtaTTGTTTTCCTCAGACCTTTAAAAGAATATGTTGACCTACTCTGCAATGAACTGAGAAGCCCAAGATTTGGAAGCTATTATATCTATTTTAGTAATGTACTGCCAAAAGCATGGCTAAAACTACTGGCTGAATGTGATGAGCAAGAGTTAGTCAAAGAAGTTCAAGAAATCTATGCAGATTTTTACCCCATTGATAACGTCCTCTTTTCTTTGAATCTGAATGAACCTATTCTTGGGTTGGAGTGGGGTCAATTGACGCTACAAAGAACCATTTCAGGAATTATTAGCTTCCTTTTAGCAACAAAGAAGAATCCAGTAATTCGTTATCAAGGCTCATCAAACCTGGCTCGAAAACTTGCGGAAAACATTAGCGACTATATAGTAAGAGAGCATCAGCTGTTTGATTTTAAACAGTCAGATCTGCCACTTCTTCTGATTGTTGACAGACGAAGTGATCCTGTAACTCCTCTTTTAAATCAGTGGACTTACCAAGCAATGGTTCATGAATTGTTGGCCATCAAAAACAACCGAGTTAGTCTTGTTAACTGTCCTGGCGTTTCGAAAGAACAGCAAGAAGTGATAATGTCACCAGTTTATGATGAGTTTTACTGCAACAAAATGTATGCCAATTTCGGTCAGATAGGACAAGATATTAAGAACTTAATGGATGATTTCCAAGAAAAGGCTAAAAGTCATCAGAAAGTTGAGAGTATTGGTGATATGAAAGCATTTGTCGAAAATTACccacagtttaaaaaactttcagggactgtTTCCAAACACGTCACCGTCGTTGGTGAATTATCTCGTTTGGTCGCACAGCACAACCTTCTTGAAGTTTCAGAACTCGAACAAGATTTAGCAGCTCAGGACGGGCATTCTTCAGCTTTGAATAGAGTTCGACGATTGATTACCAACGACAAATTGCGTCACATTGACGCATTAAGACTCGTGTTGTTATACGCTCTCCGGTATGAACGTCACCCAAGCAATGATGTATCTGGATTGGTTGAAACTCTCCGGCATCAAGGAGTTCCTGATCATTACCCTGGTCTCGTTTCCCTAATGCTTGAATATGCCAGTCTTACACGAGGTCACGCCTTTCAAACCAAAGACGTAgttaaaatgactgaaagatttttcagagggCTCAAGGGTGTTGAAAATGTATTCACTCAACATAGTCCAGTACTTAAAGAAAGCTTAGAGAATATAATCAAAGGTCGTCCTGAAGAGAATTACGCCTATTTGAAAACTGAATATCCCTTTGGTGTGAGACCTCAAGATATCATTGTCTTTATAATAGGAGGAGTAACTTACGAAGAATCTCTTGTTGCTTATCAAATGAATAAAACATACCCAGGAACTAGGGTTGTCATTGGTGGCACTACTGTACATAACACTGAGAATTTCCTTGCTGATCTTCAAACAGCAATGAGAGGAGTTAATAGAAGCAAGAGAGGTAGAAGTGGAGCTCGAAATATTTAA